The following coding sequences are from one Neovison vison isolate M4711 chromosome X, ASM_NN_V1, whole genome shotgun sequence window:
- the LOC122896872 gene encoding diphosphoinositol polyphosphate phosphohydrolase 3-beta: protein MKCKPNQTRTYDPEGFKKRAACLCFRSELEDEVLLVSSSRYPDRWIVPGGGMEPEEEPGGAAVREVYEEAGVKGKLGRLLGIFEQNQDRKHRTYVYVLTVTEILEDWEDSVSIGRKREWFKIEDAIKVLQCHKPVHAEYLEKLKLGGSPTNGNSVARSLPQSDP, encoded by the coding sequence ATGAAGTGCAAGCCGAACCAGACGCGCACCTACGACCCGGAGGGGTTCAAGAAGCGGGCGGCGTGCCTTTGCTTCCGGAGCGAGCTCGAGGACGAGGTGCTGTTAGTGAGTAGCAGTCGGTACCCGGACCGCTGGATCGTGCCGGGCGGGGGCATGGAGCCCGAGGAGGAGCCTGGCGGTGCGGCAGTCCGAGAGGTGTACGAAGAGGCGGGAGTCAAGGGGAAGTTAGGCCGGCTCCTGGGCATTTTCGAACAGAACCAAGACCGCAAGCACAGAACGTACGTGTACGTACTGACTGTCACTGAGATTCTGGAGGATTGGGAAGATTCGGTTAGCATTGGGAGGAAGCGAGAGTGGTTCAAAATCGAAGATGCGATCAAGGTTCTCCAGTGCCACAAGCCCGTGCATGCCGAATATCTGGAAAAACTAAAGCTGGGCGGTTCCCCGACCAATGGAAACTCCGTGGCCCGGTCCCTGCCACAGAGCGATCCCTAG